In a genomic window of Methanogenium sp. S4BF:
- a CDS encoding uridylate kinase — protein MKTRREIKNKFQGETLVRRSLEYGEHQDRTVRIAPNLNVVKIGGHGTVDFGSTVLLPLLDEIRLLKEQYEMLVVVGGGVRVRHVMDVGIDLGMPTGILAELSGDVSSQNAKMVAALLSEDGGIRIPADDIMDIPMLVRMGLLPVMAGTPPYSYFEEPSPGSYIPQHRTDTGAFLAAEVIGAKTCTLLKNVDGLFTENPFVNPEADLIKEITAGELLSLDMDDLVLERKVVELLMHAKNIREIRIINGHERGTLERALKGENPGTLITAD, from the coding sequence ATGAAAACACGCCGGGAGATTAAAAACAAATTCCAGGGGGAGACCCTGGTACGCAGATCTCTGGAGTATGGAGAGCATCAGGACCGGACCGTACGCATTGCACCCAATCTGAACGTGGTTAAAATCGGCGGGCACGGGACGGTGGACTTTGGGTCTACGGTGCTTTTGCCCCTCCTTGATGAAATCCGTCTCTTAAAAGAACAGTATGAGATGCTTGTCGTGGTGGGCGGCGGTGTCCGTGTCCGTCATGTGATGGACGTGGGTATCGACCTCGGTATGCCGACCGGAATTCTCGCAGAACTCTCCGGTGACGTGAGTTCACAGAATGCAAAGATGGTTGCGGCCCTGCTCTCAGAAGACGGGGGCATCCGCATCCCGGCGGATGACATCATGGACATTCCCATGCTGGTACGGATGGGCCTTCTGCCGGTGATGGCAGGCACACCGCCATACAGCTACTTCGAAGAACCCTCGCCCGGATCCTACATCCCGCAGCACCGGACTGATACCGGTGCCTTCCTCGCAGCAGAGGTCATCGGGGCAAAGACCTGCACCCTGCTGAAGAATGTGGACGGTCTCTTCACGGAAAATCCGTTTGTCAATCCTGAGGCAGACCTCATCAAAGAGATCACAGCAGGAGAACTGCTCAGCCTTGATATGGACGATCTCGTGCTGGAGCGCAAGGTCGTTGAGCTCCTGATGCATGCAAAAAATATCCGGGAAATCCGTATCATAAACGGCCATGAGCGCGGCACCCTCGAGCGTGCCCTTAAAGGTGAAAACCCCGGCACGCTGATCACGGCGGATTAG
- a CDS encoding putative sulfate/molybdate transporter, whose protein sequence is MDLLTEHPYNKEDLPKPAFTLREAAGSVGDFGTILPIVFGVALVSDMHISHILFFFAVWFIISGYYYRLPVPIEPMKAIGAVVIAGSLTQDIIAASGIIVGIFFLLAGLMRWMETLKRYIPQNVIRGVQAGLALLLLRSAFGFATGDIIPFAVATLVIGLFWVGAKYTRLPDISALIVVFGGVGAGILISGMPEFALPALPTLFLPSPGVFVPAFTDLVLPQVPLTITNAILATSLLTIDLFRHEIKPDRLSATIGVMNLVSVPFGGFPMCHGAGGMAGQYRFGARTGGANIIAGIILLAFAIFFASAGVLSIIPTGIFGALLLFVAIELGIHATKTDSPVVTGVMAVLSLAGTITIAFIVGMVLAWGRIGYRKRKGRKAGAGETNTPQEQSEE, encoded by the coding sequence ATGGACCTGCTGACAGAACATCCATATAACAAAGAGGACCTGCCGAAACCCGCATTTACCCTGCGGGAGGCTGCCGGATCGGTGGGTGATTTCGGAACGATTCTGCCGATTGTCTTCGGGGTGGCCCTCGTGTCAGACATGCACATCAGCCATATTCTCTTTTTTTTCGCGGTCTGGTTCATCATTTCCGGGTATTACTACCGCCTGCCGGTACCCATCGAGCCCATGAAGGCCATCGGGGCAGTGGTAATAGCCGGTTCACTGACGCAGGATATCATTGCTGCATCCGGCATCATCGTCGGGATCTTCTTTCTTCTGGCAGGTCTGATGCGATGGATGGAGACGCTGAAGCGCTACATCCCGCAGAATGTCATCCGGGGCGTTCAGGCGGGCCTTGCACTCCTGCTCCTCCGTTCAGCCTTTGGATTTGCGACGGGGGACATCATTCCGTTTGCCGTGGCAACCCTTGTCATCGGACTCTTCTGGGTCGGTGCGAAGTATACCCGGCTGCCGGATATCTCCGCCCTTATCGTGGTCTTCGGAGGTGTGGGAGCAGGGATACTCATCTCCGGGATGCCGGAGTTTGCCCTTCCTGCCCTTCCAACCCTCTTTCTGCCCTCACCGGGGGTGTTTGTCCCGGCATTCACCGACCTTGTCCTCCCGCAGGTGCCGCTCACCATCACCAATGCCATTCTGGCCACGTCTCTTCTGACCATTGACCTCTTCCGCCACGAAATAAAACCGGACCGCCTCTCTGCAACCATCGGGGTGATGAACCTGGTCTCGGTTCCCTTCGGCGGATTTCCCATGTGCCACGGCGCAGGTGGCATGGCGGGACAGTACCGCTTCGGCGCACGCACCGGCGGGGCAAATATCATCGCAGGCATCATCCTGCTCGCCTTTGCCATTTTCTTCGCCTCAGCAGGCGTGCTCTCCATCATTCCCACCGGCATATTCGGTGCCCTCCTGCTGTTTGTGGCAATCGAGCTGGGGATTCATGCGACCAAAACCGACTCTCCCGTGGTGACCGGCGTCATGGCAGTGCTCTCCCTCGCAGGCACCATCACGATTGCATTCATTGTCGGCATGGTTCTTGCATGGGGACGAATCGGGTACCGGAAACGCAAAGGGCGCAAAGCAGGTGCCGGAGAGACGAATACTCCACAAGAACAATCCGAAGAATAA
- the hisD gene encoding histidinol dehydrogenase, giving the protein MLKPLQVEAWVQSRRSDLDDVREPVEAIIRQVREGKDAALRDLTARFDGIEIEDFRVTEEEIEAAYDDISPEIAERLIEAEARITQFHELQKRTGMWLQETEPGITLGVKTTPLSRIGAYVPGGRAAYPSTALMTAVPARVAGVKEICCCTPPPIHPLTLVALDIAGVSEIYRLGGAQAIAAMALGTETVAPVQKIVGPGNIFVTAAKMMLRDHAEIDFPAGPSEIGIIADSTAIPEYIAADIMAQAEHDPKAACILVTTDPAIAEAASAEVARMFEQSPRKEIIEKALANSGYIIAETLDEAISMMNGIAPEHLSIQVADTFAVLSKIENAGSIFAGPFTAVACGDYASGTNHVLPTAGYARMYSGLNVDHFCKTSTIQMIDREGLEAIGDIVETLADAEGLHAHAESVRVRRK; this is encoded by the coding sequence ATGTTGAAACCGCTGCAGGTCGAGGCGTGGGTGCAGTCACGCCGGTCTGACCTTGATGATGTACGGGAGCCGGTTGAGGCAATCATACGCCAGGTGCGGGAGGGGAAGGACGCCGCCCTGCGTGACCTGACGGCCCGGTTTGACGGAATCGAGATAGAGGACTTCCGTGTCACAGAAGAGGAGATAGAGGCGGCATACGATGATATTTCCCCCGAAATTGCTGAGCGCCTTATCGAGGCAGAGGCGCGAATCACCCAGTTCCATGAGCTGCAGAAACGCACCGGCATGTGGCTGCAGGAGACAGAGCCCGGCATCACCCTCGGGGTAAAGACGACGCCGCTCTCCCGTATCGGCGCCTACGTGCCCGGCGGGAGGGCCGCATACCCGTCCACCGCCCTGATGACTGCAGTTCCCGCACGCGTGGCAGGCGTTAAAGAGATCTGCTGCTGCACACCACCCCCCATCCACCCCCTGACGCTTGTCGCCCTCGATATTGCTGGCGTGTCTGAGATCTACCGTCTCGGCGGGGCGCAGGCCATCGCTGCAATGGCCCTCGGGACGGAGACAGTCGCACCGGTGCAGAAGATCGTCGGTCCGGGGAACATCTTTGTGACAGCGGCAAAGATGATGCTCCGCGACCATGCGGAGATTGACTTCCCCGCAGGCCCCTCGGAGATTGGCATCATCGCAGACAGCACCGCGATACCTGAGTATATCGCAGCAGACATCATGGCACAGGCCGAGCATGACCCGAAGGCCGCCTGCATCCTTGTCACGACCGACCCCGCCATTGCCGAGGCGGCATCAGCGGAAGTGGCCCGGATGTTTGAACAGAGCCCACGAAAAGAGATTATCGAAAAGGCACTGGCGAACTCCGGCTACATCATCGCAGAGACACTGGACGAGGCCATCAGCATGATGAACGGGATTGCGCCCGAGCACCTCTCCATCCAGGTGGCAGACACCTTTGCCGTCCTTTCAAAAATCGAGAATGCAGGCTCCATCTTCGCAGGCCCCTTCACTGCGGTTGCCTGCGGGGACTATGCCTCCGGCACCAACCATGTCCTCCCGACAGCCGGGTATGCCCGGATGTACTCAGGACTTAACGTGGACCACTTCTGCAAGACGTCGACCATTCAGATGATTGACCGGGAAGGGCTGGAAGCGATTGGCGATATTGTCGAGACGCTTGCCGATGCGGAAGGATTGCATGCCCATGCTGAATCGGTCAGGGTTCGGCGGAAATAA
- a CDS encoding type II toxin-antitoxin system HicB family antitoxin — protein MKLDIVLEKEEDGGYSAHCPALKGCHSQGRTREEALENMQEAIELYLEVAHDLASRQVTSQPGSILVDLAV, from the coding sequence ATGAAACTTGATATCGTTCTTGAAAAGGAAGAAGACGGTGGGTACTCCGCCCACTGTCCGGCCCTCAAGGGATGCCATTCTCAGGGCAGGACACGGGAAGAAGCGCTGGAAAATATGCAGGAAGCTATAGAACTGTATCTTGAAGTCGCCCATGATCTCGCCTCCCGTCAGGTAACATCACAGCCGGGTTCAATCCTCGTTGATCTCGCAGTATGA
- a CDS encoding type II toxin-antitoxin system HicA family toxin: MNTKRLLPISGKDMVRVFSKIGFQVERKRGSHIIMSRGDEILVIPDHNPISKGTERELIKDAGLTVEAFNELLKGKK, translated from the coding sequence ATGAATACAAAGCGCCTTCTTCCGATATCCGGAAAAGATATGGTTCGGGTTTTTTCAAAAATCGGATTTCAGGTTGAACGCAAACGTGGCAGTCATATCATCATGAGCCGTGGCGATGAAATCCTTGTCATCCCGGATCACAATCCAATATCAAAAGGGACTGAACGTGAACTCATCAAAGACGCGGGCCTTACAGTAGAAGCGTTCAACGAACTGCTCAAAGGAAAGAAGTAA
- a CDS encoding histidinol dehydrogenase, with protein MADSFAILSKIENAGSIFAGPFTTAGYARMYSGIIVDPFCKTSTIQMIDREGLEAIGDIVETLADAEGLHAHAESVRVWRK; from the coding sequence GTGGCGGACAGCTTTGCCATTCTTTCAAAAATCGAGAATGCAGGCTCCATCTTCGCCGGCCCCTTCACCACAGCAGGATATGCCCGGATGTACTCAGGGATCATTGTGGACCCCTTCTGCAAGACGTCGACCATCCAGATGATTGACCGGGAAGGGCTGGAAGCGATCGGCGATATTGTCGAGACGCTCGCCGACGCGGAAGGACTGCATGCACATGCTGAGTCGGTCAGGGTTTGGCGAAAATAA